A part of Aegilops tauschii subsp. strangulata cultivar AL8/78 chromosome 2, Aet v6.0, whole genome shotgun sequence genomic DNA contains:
- the LOC109745597 gene encoding uncharacterized protein, whose amino-acid sequence MADYFAPDALFADHFHRRFRMRKTVFDHLYHGVRSYDDYFILKKDTVGTIGFSDYQKCTAALWMLAYGTTADSWDEYLWMSERMRRCHGQALQGQYQGHAKKPTIILEAVASQDLWIWHAFFGMHGCHNDINVLQRSSLFARLTGGKAPPCHYTVNEHEYNMGYYLVDGIYPPWATFVSTISNPVSQKKAHFAQRQEAARKDVEWAFGVLQARFAVVRGPAKQWDPETLWDLMTYCVIMHNMIVEDEGDDAAATLELRTWVILSNFRTRIRPHLRSLFKCISKFGINQLTRSRKKI is encoded by the exons ATGGCCGACTACTTTGCCCCAGATGCACTATTTGCTGACCATTTTCACCGGCGTTTTCGGATGCGCAAGACTGTCTTCGATCATTTGTACCATGGAGTCCGGTCCTACGATGACTACTTCATCCTGAAGAAGGACACCGTGGGAACGATTGGCTTCTCTGATTATCAGAAGTGCACGGCCGCACTCTGGATGCTTGCATATGGCACGACCGCTGATTCGTGGGACGAGTACCTATGGATGTCTGAGCGCATGAGGAGATGCCATGGTCAG GCTTTACAAGGGCAATATCAAGGTCATGCTAAAAAGCCCACCATCATTCTTGAAGCAGTTGCATCACAGGATCTTTGGATTTGGCACGCTTTCTTTGGCATGCACGGGTgtcacaatgacatcaatgtgctgCAACGATCGTCGTTGTTTGCGAGGCTGACTGGAGGAAAAGCTCCTCCTTGCCACTATACTGTCAATGAACATGAGTACAACATGGGCTACTATCTGGTTGACGGTATCTATCCTCCATGGGCTACCTTTGTCAGCACCATCTCAAACCCAGTTAGCCAGAAAAAGGCTCACTTTGCCCAAAGACAAGAAGCAGCTAGAAAGGATGTCGAGTGGGCATTTGGAGTTTTGCAGGCCCGTTTTGCAGTTGTTCGTGGACCTGCTAAACAATGGGATCCGGAAACCTTGTGGGATTTGATGACAtattgtgtgatcatgcacaatatgatcgtcGAGGATGAGGGTGATGATGCTGCCGCAACTCTGGAATTGAGAACATGGGTGATCCTATCCAACTTCCGGACTAGAATCCGGCCACATTTGAGGAGTTTATTCAAATGCATCAGCAAATTCGGCATCAACCAACTCACGAGAAGCCGAAAGAAGATCTGA